One genomic window of Candidatus Pseudobacter hemicellulosilyticus includes the following:
- a CDS encoding ketoacyl-ACP synthase III produces MSQKITAAITAVGGYVPEDKLTNFDLEKMVDTNDEWIRTRTGIEERRILKGVGKATSDMVAPAVLELCRKRGIDPLEIDALIVGTVTPDMIFPSTANLVCDKIGAKNAWGFDLLAACSGFLYSLTTGAALIESGRYKKVVVVGADKMSSIIDYSDRATCIIFGDGAGAVLLEPSTDGDGVLDSILRSDGSGAPYLHMKAGGSLRPASAETVANKEHFAYQEGQAVFKNAVKGMADVSAELLERNQLTGNDIAWLVPHQANKRIIDATADRIGLTSEKVMVNIERFGNTTAATIPLCLWEWESRLNKGDLLVLAAFGGGFTWGATLIKWAY; encoded by the coding sequence ATGAGCCAAAAAATCACTGCCGCCATCACTGCTGTGGGCGGATACGTTCCCGAAGACAAGCTGACCAATTTTGACCTGGAGAAAATGGTGGATACCAATGATGAGTGGATCCGCACCCGGACCGGCATTGAAGAGCGCAGAATACTGAAGGGCGTGGGCAAGGCCACTTCCGATATGGTAGCGCCCGCTGTACTGGAACTCTGCCGTAAAAGAGGTATCGATCCCCTTGAAATAGACGCCCTCATTGTAGGCACCGTTACGCCTGATATGATCTTCCCGTCCACGGCCAACCTGGTCTGCGACAAGATAGGCGCCAAAAACGCCTGGGGTTTTGACCTGCTGGCCGCCTGCTCCGGCTTTCTCTATTCCCTCACCACCGGCGCCGCCCTGATAGAGAGCGGCCGATATAAGAAAGTAGTGGTGGTGGGCGCCGATAAAATGAGTTCTATTATTGATTACAGCGACCGTGCCACCTGCATCATCTTTGGCGATGGCGCCGGCGCCGTACTGCTGGAACCATCCACCGATGGGGACGGGGTACTGGACAGCATCCTGCGCAGCGACGGCTCCGGAGCCCCTTACCTGCATATGAAGGCTGGTGGCTCCCTGCGCCCCGCTTCCGCAGAGACCGTAGCCAATAAAGAGCATTTCGCTTACCAGGAAGGACAGGCCGTTTTCAAGAATGCCGTGAAGGGCATGGCCGATGTCAGCGCCGAACTGCTGGAACGCAACCAGCTGACCGGCAATGATATTGCCTGGCTGGTGCCTCACCAGGCCAACAAACGTATCATTGACGCTACGGCCGACCGCATTGGCCTTACTTCCGAAAAGGTAATGGTCAATATAGAGCGTTTTGGCAATACTACGGCCGCCACTATCCCGCTCTGCCTCTGGGAATGGGAATCCCGCCTCAACAAAG
- the ruvA gene encoding Holliday junction branch migration protein RuvA, with translation MIAFIRGTYVHKTPAVVHLEANGVGYELQISLHTYSAIQHLEKGLLYTYLHIREDAHILYGFYEVIEKELFLQLLSVSGVGASTARMMLSSLRPEEIVRAIAQGNTRQLESIKGIGKKSAERIVLELKDKVGKTKWDTDANIPSLVNNTLEQDALNALMALGIARAAAEQAVQRVFKAEPGLSLVEDIIKKALKTL, from the coding sequence ATGATCGCTTTTATACGGGGTACTTATGTCCACAAAACACCGGCAGTGGTGCATCTGGAAGCCAATGGGGTAGGGTATGAACTGCAGATCAGCCTGCATACCTATTCGGCCATACAGCACCTGGAAAAGGGACTTTTGTATACATATCTCCACATCCGTGAGGATGCGCATATCCTGTATGGCTTTTATGAAGTGATAGAAAAAGAGCTGTTCCTGCAGCTCCTCAGTGTGTCAGGAGTAGGCGCCTCCACGGCGCGGATGATGTTGTCTTCCCTCCGGCCCGAAGAAATTGTCAGGGCCATTGCCCAGGGAAATACCAGGCAGCTGGAAAGTATCAAAGGCATAGGGAAAAAGTCTGCAGAAAGGATCGTATTGGAACTGAAGGATAAGGTGGGTAAAACGAAGTGGGATACAGATGCAAATATTCCTTCATTGGTTAACAATACCCTGGAACAGGATGCGTTAAATGCTCTGATGGCGCTGGGCATAGCCCGGGCCGCCGCGGAACAGGCTGTTCAACGGGTATTCAAAGCCGAACCGGGCCTCTCATTAGTAGAAGACATTATTAAGAAAGCTCTAAAAACACTCTAA